In Alkalihalobacillus sp. AL-G, the genomic stretch GGAAATTTCATCATCCATTCTACGGTTGATGTCCATTTTCTCCCCGTCTGCAATTAAGGTTGCTCCCTCTTTAAAGAGTTCATCAAACGCATCGCGATACGTTTTCCAGTGGGATCTTACTTTGATTTCATAAAGGTTATCCCCAATTCCACGGCTCATAAGCTGACTGTATATTTTTGAAATCCCTTTTGTGATCGCAGAACGAACGGCAAGGCGAGAGATCGTCTCGTGAGACAGAATAAATTCATCCACCTTCACATGGCGGAAATTTTTAATATGTGCCTCACTCATGATTTCAACAGTACTATGAATATCAGGAGACAACCTTTCAATTGACGTTACAATAAGTAGGGTTTTCCCATCTGTCAGTAACGGATCCTGAATCGTATCATCTGCAAAAAGCAAAACCGCCTTCGCCTTTGGCAAGTTGGCACGCATTAAAACATCCTCTTCAGCAGGGTCCCCCTGTATGTAATGGACACTCTCATGTAAAAACGGGGATTTCCCAAGTTGATCTATAATGACAATTTCCTGTTGAAAATCCACACCGTTCATAATTTCCTCAATTGCAAACCTCGCTTTTTGTGACCATCCAATGATAACGATATGTCCTTCTTGTTTATATGTCAAAAGCCCTTCCTCCTTCCGTCTCCTGAACATTCCAAAACCATCAATAACTTTCCCGATTGCAACCCCGATAAGACCGATTCCAATAATGTATAAGAAAATTGCATACAGCCTTCCACCAATCGAACTCGGATAAAAATCCCCGTACCCGACAGTGGTCACAGTAGTCATCACCCACCAGAATGCATCAAATGGCTTAGAAAAAGTCTCAGGCTCTATTGCCACCATGATATATGTACTGAATAAAATCAACAGGATGCTTGCAGCAAACAACACCCAAGTGTTCAACTTGATTACCTTGACCCATAACCTTTTAAGAACGTACACAATATTTCCCCCTTTCCGACTAAGAATAACACAAATTATGGTATTGACCTTTGAATTATTGACAGAATTATTATACAATATTTTTAACTAGGAGGTGGAGGTTTGAAGCAATCTTATTCTACTCGAAAACTCGATCTAGAGTGGAAAAGGAATATTACAAGGACAGACCTTACACAAATATTGATTACTTCTAGTCCGTCAACAGAATAACGATAGGGCAATGATTGTTGCTGATTCACCGTTTTTCCGGTGACTTAAAAGCATCTCTTGAAAAGATTGAATATTTAAACAAAGAGTGGATACAATTGTTATAACGATCGTTAAAAAGTAAGGAGTGGTTGTTTGAGTCCTTCGACTGAACGTATGTTGAACCGTGTGAAAGCGATCTATTTATTCATTAACGAAAAAGGGACGGTTACAACACAGCAGCTTGTCGACGAGTTTGGAACGACACAACGAACGATTCAGCGAGATTTAAACGTACTGACGTATAATAACTTAGTATCAAGTCCTGCCCGAGGGAAATGGGAAACAACCTCGAAAAAAGTCAAATTGGCTTAATTAGAAAAGTGCAAGCGCTCAGGGTAGCCGCAAGGTACTGGAAATGCACCAGGAGGCTACATCCGCCGCAGAGGGTCCGAAGTGATCTGAGGGGCTGGGCGCTTGAGCTAGACATTACATCGATGCTTAAATTCTAATATAAAACAAAAAGGGATCGTCCAAGCGTCGGGACAATCCCTTCTTTATTTTGATTTATTTGCTGGATTTTATTCAGTTTCAGTGCTGGCTACATCCTCACATTCTGAACATCTTCAACTAAGCGGTCTTTAAGATGGTTGGAAACGATGATTTCATCCACTGTCCAATCCATCGTGCCCTCGAGTGGCATGTATTTATTTTCCTCCGACATCATACGTGCCCAAAATCCTTCGGCTAGTGAAAGTCCTACAACTCTTTTAATATCCCAATCAATGACTATGTCTTTCACTTTACCAAGTGAATCTCCACTAGCGGTCTTCACTTTCCTATCAATCAATCCAGTTACCGCAATTGATTCAACCGGATCATGAAGCTGTTGATCGATACCAGTTATAAGCACTTTGTCGTTTAGAATCTCCTCAACATGGGAAAACGGGACATAGAAGATATCCTCCCTATAATCCTTTGTAAAGCTATCGTCACTTGTAACAGGCGGTGTATTCATAGCTGTTTGTCCACCAGTGCTGCCCACTACATTCATCATGGAAGGCTCAACACGCTGTTTCTCATTGCCTTCCGATGGTCTTTTCTCCACATATAAAATGTAATCCAATACGTAGGTGTCTTTTTCAAGAAGAATGTCCTCTACAGTGTGATCAGTTAAATCTCCACTATCCTTGTAACCTATCGTCTTATCTAAAAGATCTTTTCCTACAATTAGCATGAGACAACTCTCCTTTTCATTTGTTGCTATTGATTAATACCCGAACAAAACGAGAATCAAACAAATGAAGAAAACTCGGCGATTGCCGAGCATACAACCAAAGTGAAGATCATGGCTGTGGAGAGTCCTTTTCTAAGGTCTCAAGTTCTTTTTCCTGTAGATGACGATATTCACCCAGGGGAAGGTTGTCATCAAGAGGAAGCGATCCCATTTTGATCCGCTTTAAATAAACAACCCGTTTACCGACTGCTTCAAACATTCGTTTCACTTGATGATACTTTCCCTCTGTAATCGTCAGTTCAATTTCTGAAACTAGGCCAATTGATAGGATTTTCAGCTGTGCAGGTTTTGTTTCGTAACCATCATCCAATCTCACACCGTCAGAAAACGACTGCTGATCCGTTTCTGAAACTCGCCCTTCCACCTTTGCAAAATAGGTTTTGGGCACATGCCTTTTCGGTGATAACAGCCGATGAGCTAGCTGCCCGTCATTGGTCAGTAGTAACAGTCCTTCAGTATCCTTATCAAGGCGACCGACTGGAAACGGATCAAAAGCACGATCATCCTCTGCTAACAGGTCAAGCACAGTCCGATGAGATACATCTTCGGTTGCAGAAATGACACCGTCGGGTTTATTCATCATCAAATAAATATACTCCTTGAACGTCACTTTTTCACCGCCGACAACAATTAGATCGGTATCAGGATTTACGTGTAGCTTTGGATCCTTTGTTGTCAGCCCATTAACTGTGACCATTCCGTTTCTCAGAAGTTTTTTGACCTCTTTTCGACTACCGTAATTCATATTGGCTAGTAATTTATCTATTCGCAAATCGAAAACTCCTATCAATTGTAAAATAGTGGCTTATTCATATGAAAAAAGGGTATAATAAAAAAGATGCAACTAGTACGAAAGGAGGGGTACCATTGAAACAAAAGGTGGGTCTATTAGCTACAGGTCGCAAAAAGCTAGACCACTCGGAATCTGTACTTAAATTTTATACAAGTCCATTATTTCAAAAATCGGTTCAATATGCACAAAAACATTATGCTCGATTTTACTTTTATAATGCAAAAGATGGTCTTCTGTTACCAGATGATACATTAGAACCGTACGATCTATCTATTAAAACCTTTTCGATCATGGAGAAAAAGGTTTGGGCACGCAAAGTGATTGATACCTTCCAAAAATACGAATCTCCTGAGGATATCGTGGTCAGTTTGCATGGAGGCAAGGTATACCGGGATCATCTTGAACCCATACTCGAACAGAAAGGCTACCGATATGAAATCCCGATGAAAGGACTCGGTATCGGCCAACAGCTAGCTTGGTATGATGAAAAACTGAACAACTGAACAATTCATAGGTCTCATTTATCCATTTTAATGTAAAAAAAAAGAAGGCCTGAATTGACCTTCTATCCATTCGACCTCATTCTTTTTTTACGAAGGAAACGCTCGAGACGATCTCCGAAAATATGTTGTAGGAGCCCAGAAAAATGACTCATATACAGATAGACTCCCGCTCCTGCAATAACTCCGACAATTAACACTAAGCCTGAGAACCAGGAATTTCCATAATTCGCCCCAAACATGGACTCTATTCCCGATTTAACTCCCACCACTGCTAACGTCATCAATCCGATAAACATTCCGATTAAAATTGTTCGTTTAAAAACAGGCTTGAAGCTGTAATCGGTCTCTCTTTTTATAATGAAAAGATTGATTGAAATAGAAATTAGATATCCAAAATTGGTTGCAATGATTGCACCTGCAATTCCGAAAGAGGCAATCAGAATATAATTTAAGCTAAGCTTGACGAAAACACCTGCTAGTAAACTATAAACAGCAAACTTTTGTTGATTGATCCCTTGTAAAATCGCAGCTGATACTGAAAACAATGCAAACAAAATTGCTGTTGGTGCATACCAACTTAATACATATCCACCAGTCGCTACCTCCTCTGAAAATAAAAATGAGTAAGCAGGGACCGCCAACAAGGATAATCCCACACCTGCGGGAACAGTAAGAAATAGAACGATTTCAAACGTTTTCGTAACCTGATTGTGAAGGATATGCGTTTCTTTTTTCGTATAATAACTCGTAATCAACGGGATAACCGTCAGTGCTAAACCTGTTGATAAGGAAACAGGGATCATGATTAGCTTCTGTGAATACGTCGTCATTACTGCATAGAACGTTTCCGCTTCCGGTTGAGAATACGCTAAAGCGTTCATGAGCGCTTTATTGATTGTGAATGTGTCGATCACAGAATAAAGCGGTATTGCTAGTCCTACGGCAACGAACGGTATCGCATACCCAATCAATTCTTTATACATTTTAACCAGAGAAATTCGTTGACGTTTACTCGTTTTAACCAACTTGTCCAAATGCGGCTTACGCTTCTTCCAATACCAGATCAAAATGAAGAGGGATGCAAGTGCTGCGATGAAAGCCGCAAACGTTGCAAAGCCAACCGCCGTGCTTTCCTGTCCGCCAAAAACTTTTAATATAAGGGTAGCACTGATGAGAATAAATCCGATACGGACGATTTGCTCCACAACCTGTGACAAGGCTGTTGGACCCATTGATTGAAAGCCTTGGAAATAACCACGGATCAAGCTCATCGATGGAACGATGATGAGTGCAGTTGAAACAAGTCTGATCACCATCGTGACATCACTGATCGAGTTCCCCTTGCTACCTTCTTTTACAAGGAAACCAGCGATCCACTCTGCTGAAAAAAATAAACCGAGAAAGGCTATCAACCCGGTTAAAGACATTAATAACATACCTGTCCGAAGCAGCCTTCTCCCAGTTGCATAATCACCTAAAGCATTGTATTTGGAGACGAATTTCGAAACTGCAAGTGGTAATCCTAGCGTAGCTATACTTAAAATGACGGTATAGGGCTGATACGCATAACTATATAATGCACCTGCGGAGGTTCCGAAAAGCCGTTCTAAAGGAATTACAAAAATAAGTCCGAGAAATTTTGAAAAAAATGTAGCCGCTGTAAGGATCAGCGTACCACGAACCAGCTTTGACATAGATTGTACCTTCTCCCCAGTTTCCTAACATCTAATCTAATGTATTTTACCATAGTACCATAGCATTCGTTAAACGGTTTCTATTAAAGTGGACAGGATTTTGCCATACAGACGTTTTCTTTTTCCAGTTAAAAATGGTATCTTTCTGTTTAGTAAGAATAGGTGTGTTCAAAAAATCCAGAGCAAAAAAACGTCTTTTTAGATCTTGAAAAGCAGGTGTTCAAATGGAAAGCTACGATGTAATCATAATAGGCGGTGGTCCCTCAGGGCTGATGGCTGCAGTAGCCAGTGCGACAAACGGTTCTAAAGTTTTACTTGTTGATAAAGGAAACAAGCTAGGGAAAAAGC encodes the following:
- a CDS encoding potassium channel protein, with amino-acid sequence MYVLKRLWVKVIKLNTWVLFAASILLILFSTYIMVAIEPETFSKPFDAFWWVMTTVTTVGYGDFYPSSIGGRLYAIFLYIIGIGLIGVAIGKVIDGFGMFRRRKEEGLLTYKQEGHIVIIGWSQKARFAIEEIMNGVDFQQEIVIIDQLGKSPFLHESVHYIQGDPAEEDVLMRANLPKAKAVLLFADDTIQDPLLTDGKTLLIVTSIERLSPDIHSTVEIMSEAHIKNFRHVKVDEFILSHETISRLAVRSAITKGISKIYSQLMSRGIGDNLYEIKVRSHWKTYRDAFDELFKEGATLIADGEKMDINRRMDDEISSKSQLFVICDHTSYEMIQSKA
- a CDS encoding DeoR family transcriptional regulator, with translation MSPSTERMLNRVKAIYLFINEKGTVTTQQLVDEFGTTQRTIQRDLNVLTYNNLVSSPARGKWETTSKKVKLA
- a CDS encoding PRC-barrel domain-containing protein gives rise to the protein MLIVGKDLLDKTIGYKDSGDLTDHTVEDILLEKDTYVLDYILYVEKRPSEGNEKQRVEPSMMNVVGSTGGQTAMNTPPVTSDDSFTKDYREDIFYVPFSHVEEILNDKVLITGIDQQLHDPVESIAVTGLIDRKVKTASGDSLGKVKDIVIDWDIKRVVGLSLAEGFWARMMSEENKYMPLEGTMDWTVDEIIVSNHLKDRLVEDVQNVRM
- a CDS encoding pseudouridine synthase — translated: MRIDKLLANMNYGSRKEVKKLLRNGMVTVNGLTTKDPKLHVNPDTDLIVVGGEKVTFKEYIYLMMNKPDGVISATEDVSHRTVLDLLAEDDRAFDPFPVGRLDKDTEGLLLLTNDGQLAHRLLSPKRHVPKTYFAKVEGRVSETDQQSFSDGVRLDDGYETKPAQLKILSIGLVSEIELTITEGKYHQVKRMFEAVGKRVVYLKRIKMGSLPLDDNLPLGEYRHLQEKELETLEKDSPQP
- a CDS encoding DUF6884 domain-containing protein gives rise to the protein MKQKVGLLATGRKKLDHSESVLKFYTSPLFQKSVQYAQKHYARFYFYNAKDGLLLPDDTLEPYDLSIKTFSIMEKKVWARKVIDTFQKYESPEDIVVSLHGGKVYRDHLEPILEQKGYRYEIPMKGLGIGQQLAWYDEKLNN
- a CDS encoding polysaccharide biosynthesis protein: MSKLVRGTLILTAATFFSKFLGLIFVIPLERLFGTSAGALYSYAYQPYTVILSIATLGLPLAVSKFVSKYNALGDYATGRRLLRTGMLLMSLTGLIAFLGLFFSAEWIAGFLVKEGSKGNSISDVTMVIRLVSTALIIVPSMSLIRGYFQGFQSMGPTALSQVVEQIVRIGFILISATLILKVFGGQESTAVGFATFAAFIAALASLFILIWYWKKRKPHLDKLVKTSKRQRISLVKMYKELIGYAIPFVAVGLAIPLYSVIDTFTINKALMNALAYSQPEAETFYAVMTTYSQKLIMIPVSLSTGLALTVIPLITSYYTKKETHILHNQVTKTFEIVLFLTVPAGVGLSLLAVPAYSFLFSEEVATGGYVLSWYAPTAILFALFSVSAAILQGINQQKFAVYSLLAGVFVKLSLNYILIASFGIAGAIIATNFGYLISISINLFIIKRETDYSFKPVFKRTILIGMFIGLMTLAVVGVKSGIESMFGANYGNSWFSGLVLIVGVIAGAGVYLYMSHFSGLLQHIFGDRLERFLRKKRMRSNG